A section of the Camelus ferus isolate YT-003-E chromosome 33, BCGSAC_Cfer_1.0, whole genome shotgun sequence genome encodes:
- the LOC116661091 gene encoding uncharacterized protein LOC116661091: MVSRGERPPARASARLLRGREALSISARFLHGRRRSRAESRPPRGVGAHPAQPACATPARTCAPRARRSRSPPPASQWLALLCLPILRLSLWLSSPPPSWDELQKEVKSSQNLPRLRPPGPAPSEDPAAFLPPRVDPCGPFPEDGGLARSPRAPALGVCAEVENFTAPGRSQTVDPCPVLYSKRPARRDCWVRPALGQSPLSRFLAPDTGAPRLSCPRLLTTHRGPGAAKTRFFKSEFLVEETPTQPRRRHRPAVRVLPRAPGRRKLPGRRRLAAELLALEPESPRTQVDARAWARVSTQKGPTWRTNNWALRENSNKPNQSQALDVVCDAPLRNFVPEVFACALAPRLSSPFRIVFVYHVERF, from the exons ATGGTGAGCCGGGGCGAGCGCCCGCCGGCCCGGGCCTCAGCCCGGCTCCTCCGCGGCCGGGAGGCG CTGTCAATCAGCGCGCGCTTCCTGCACGGCCGGCGGCGGAGCCGCGCGGAGAGTCGGCCGCCGAGGGGCGTCGGCGCCCACCCCGCCCAGCCCGCCTGTGCCACCCCGGCGCGGACCTGCGCGCCTCGTGCCCGCCGCTCTCGCTCGCCTCCTCCCGCCTCTCAGTGGCTCGCGCTCCTCTGCCTGCCTATTTTAAGACTCTCGCTTTGgctctcctccccgcccccctcctgGGACGAGCTCCAG AAAGAAGTCAAGTCCTCCCAGAACCTCCCGAGGCTGCGGCCTCCCGGGCCGGCGCCCTCAGAGGACCcggctgccttcctccctccccgcgTCGACCCCTGCGGGCCGTTTCCCGAGGACGGCGGCCTCGCTCGCAGCCCGCGCGCTCCGGCACTCGGCGTGTGCGCGGAGGTGGAGAACTTTACGGCCCCCGGGAGATCACAGACTGTCGACCCTTGCCCAGTCCTTTATTCCAAAA GGCCGGCGCGGCGCGACTGCTGGGTTCGGCCGGCCCTCGGGCAGTCACCCCTGTCGCGATTTCTGGCGCCGGATACTGGGGCACCACGGCTTTCGTGCCCCAGGCTCCTGACGACGCATAGGGGTCCAGGGGCCGCGAAGACACGTTTTTTTAAG TCGGAATTTTTGGTTGAGGAGACCCCCACCCAGCCTCGGCGCCGACACCGTCCCGCAGTGCGCGTCCTGCCCCGCGCCCCGGGTCGGCGGAAACTGCCAG GTCGCCGCAGGCTTGCTGCGGAGCTGCTCGCCCTGGAGCCCGAGTCGCCGCGGACACAAGTGGACGCGCGCGCCTGGGCCCGTGTTTCAACTCAGAAGGGACCCACCTGGAGAACTAATAATTGGGCACTTAGAGAAAATAGTAATAAACCGAATCAGAGCCAAGCATTAGACGTGGTCTGCGACGCGCCTTTGAGGAACTTCGTTCCCGAGGTGTTTGCGTGCGCCCTGGCTCCTCGCCTCTCCTCTCCATTTAGAATAGTTTTCGTTTACCATGTAGAGCGGTTTtaa